The following are encoded together in the Pectobacterium wasabiae CFBP 3304 genome:
- the ftsP gene encoding cell division protein FtsP: MSLSRRQFIQASGLALCAGMTPLAAKASGNPTALPIPPLLESRRGQPLFLTMQRAHWAFSSDRKTPIWGINGRYLGPTVRVYDGDDIKLIYSNRLNEPVAMTIGGLQVPGPLMGGAARIISPGSDWSPVLPVRQPSATCWYHANTPNRMAPHIYNGLAGLWLVEDSISKSLPLPNHYGVDDFPLIIQDKRLDNFGVPLYNPPSNGGFVGDSLLVNGVQNPFVEVSRGWVRLRLLNASNARRYVMRLSDGRAMHVIASDQGLLPAPMAVNQLSLAPGERREILVDMSQGEEVTLTAGESAGIMDRLRGLFEPSSILISTQIVTLKPTGLLPLVTDNLPMRLLADNIIEGSISRTREFRLGDSLPGINGAMWDMTRADVQTQLGRCERWIIHADTPQAFHIQGVKFLVRSVNGGPPAVEDSGWKDTVWVNNDVELLVYFMQPSSMAFPFLYYSQTLELADRGSTGQLIVQTAM; encoded by the coding sequence ATGTCACTCAGCCGACGTCAGTTTATTCAGGCATCGGGCCTTGCGTTATGTGCGGGTATGACGCCACTGGCAGCGAAAGCCAGCGGGAATCCCACTGCATTACCTATACCGCCATTACTGGAGTCGCGCCGAGGCCAGCCTCTTTTTCTGACGATGCAGCGTGCTCATTGGGCATTTTCTAGCGATCGTAAGACGCCCATTTGGGGCATTAATGGCCGTTATTTGGGGCCGACGGTGCGAGTCTATGACGGCGATGACATTAAACTAATTTACAGCAATCGCCTGAATGAGCCTGTCGCGATGACGATTGGCGGGTTACAGGTGCCGGGGCCGCTAATGGGCGGCGCAGCCCGCATCATTTCACCGGGGAGCGACTGGTCGCCGGTATTACCGGTTCGTCAGCCGTCGGCGACCTGCTGGTATCATGCGAATACGCCGAACCGCATGGCACCCCATATCTATAACGGATTGGCAGGGCTGTGGCTGGTGGAAGACAGCATCAGTAAATCCCTGCCGTTGCCCAATCATTACGGTGTCGATGATTTCCCGTTGATTATTCAGGATAAACGGCTGGATAACTTTGGCGTCCCTCTCTATAACCCGCCTTCTAACGGTGGGTTCGTGGGGGACTCGCTGTTAGTCAATGGCGTCCAAAATCCCTTTGTTGAAGTTTCTCGCGGCTGGGTTCGCCTGAGATTGTTGAATGCGTCGAACGCCCGGCGTTACGTAATGCGGCTGAGCGATGGCCGAGCGATGCATGTGATCGCCAGCGATCAAGGACTGTTACCGGCACCGATGGCGGTGAACCAACTGTCGCTCGCGCCAGGAGAACGACGCGAAATATTGGTCGATATGTCGCAAGGCGAAGAGGTTACGCTGACGGCCGGCGAGTCTGCTGGAATTATGGATCGCCTGCGGGGCTTATTTGAGCCTTCCAGCATCCTGATTTCCACCCAAATCGTTACGCTTAAACCGACGGGGCTGTTGCCATTGGTAACGGACAATCTACCGATGCGTTTGCTGGCTGACAACATCATTGAAGGCAGTATTAGCCGCACGCGTGAATTCCGTTTGGGTGATAGTCTGCCCGGTATCAACGGTGCGATGTGGGACATGACGCGTGCTGATGTGCAAACCCAGCTTGGTCGTTGTGAACGCTGGATTATCCACGCCGATACGCCGCAGGCTTTCCACATTCAGGGCGTTAAGTTTCTGGTGCGCAGCGTGAACGGTGGCCCACCGGCAGTAGAAGACAGCGGCTGGAAAGATACGGTATGGGTGAATAACGATGTCGAGCTGCTGGTGTATTTCATGCAGCCTTCTTCAATGGCGTTCCCTTTCCTCTATTACAGCCAGACGCTGGAATTGGCCGATCGCGGCTCGACGGGACAGCTCATCGTACAGACTGCGATGTAA
- the tssI gene encoding type VI secretion system Vgr family protein, with the protein MANSTGLQFTVKVGALPESTFAVVDFQLSEVLNQPFALSLNLASALPDVGFGAVLDQPCELMMWYDGELKRRVGGIISAFAQGDTGFRRTRYQAEVRPALWRLGLRTNARIFQAQKPEVIIGTLLEEAGITDYAFSLRHDHAPREYCVQYRESDLAFVTRLAAEEGLYFFHEFEEGKHRVVFADDAGALAKGPELFFNLATQGLSEGEYVHRFRYAERVSTAEVALKDYSFKTPAYGLLHKKMSSELDHQRESYQHFDYPGRFKKDPSGKAFSRYRLEALRANAITGAGDSNAAMLMPGSSFTLTEHPNLPLNTGWQLVAITHSGQQPQALEEESGGEPTTYSNSFEVISANTTWRADLPYKPMVDGPQIATVVGPAGEEIYCDEYGRIKLQFPWDRYGASDDQSSCWVRVSQGWAGGQYGLIAIPRIGHEVIVSFLEGDPDQPIVTGRTFHATNPSPYPLPVNKTRTVLRSKTHKGKGFNELSFEDATDNEEIFLHAQKNMAVRVRNSKDERVDYNRTTSIGHDEELVIANDRKVTVEGNQDHKITGNNLSLTEGDRGIQVKGDLAQKISGIFSVDSNGDLTLQSGSKLTLRVGGSFVVVHAGGVDIKGPAINLNSGGSPGDLALPADPAILKAAAAAGTMFVAHCPAKDKQSE; encoded by the coding sequence ATGGCCAACAGTACAGGATTACAGTTCACCGTGAAGGTCGGCGCGTTGCCGGAAAGCACTTTTGCGGTGGTGGATTTTCAGCTCAGCGAGGTGCTTAACCAGCCGTTTGCCCTGTCCCTCAATCTGGCCAGTGCCTTGCCGGATGTGGGTTTTGGTGCCGTGCTGGACCAGCCGTGTGAGCTGATGATGTGGTACGACGGTGAGCTGAAGCGTCGGGTAGGCGGGATAATCAGCGCCTTTGCCCAGGGCGACACCGGCTTTCGCCGCACCCGCTATCAGGCGGAGGTGCGTCCGGCGCTGTGGCGACTCGGGTTGCGTACCAACGCCCGCATCTTTCAGGCGCAGAAGCCGGAAGTGATTATCGGCACCCTGCTGGAAGAAGCCGGGATTACCGACTACGCCTTCTCGTTACGCCATGACCATGCCCCGCGTGAGTACTGCGTGCAGTACCGCGAAAGTGATTTGGCGTTTGTCACCCGACTGGCAGCCGAGGAAGGGCTGTACTTCTTCCATGAGTTTGAGGAAGGCAAACACCGGGTGGTTTTTGCCGACGATGCCGGGGCGCTGGCGAAAGGCCCCGAGCTGTTCTTCAACCTTGCCACGCAGGGATTGAGCGAAGGCGAGTACGTCCACCGTTTCCGCTACGCCGAGCGGGTCAGCACGGCTGAAGTGGCGCTCAAGGACTACAGCTTCAAAACCCCGGCTTATGGCCTGCTGCACAAGAAGATGAGCAGCGAACTGGACCATCAGCGCGAAAGCTATCAGCACTTCGACTACCCCGGGCGCTTCAAAAAGGACCCGAGCGGCAAGGCGTTCAGCCGCTACCGGCTGGAGGCGTTACGGGCGAATGCCATCACCGGCGCGGGTGATTCCAACGCGGCGATGCTGATGCCGGGCAGCAGTTTTACCCTCACCGAGCACCCCAACCTGCCCCTCAACACCGGCTGGCAACTGGTGGCCATCACCCACAGCGGGCAGCAACCGCAGGCGCTGGAAGAAGAAAGCGGCGGTGAACCCACAACTTACAGCAACAGCTTCGAGGTTATCAGCGCCAACACCACCTGGCGAGCCGACCTGCCGTACAAGCCGATGGTGGACGGCCCGCAGATTGCGACGGTGGTGGGGCCGGCCGGTGAAGAAATCTACTGTGACGAGTACGGTCGAATCAAACTGCAATTTCCGTGGGACCGCTACGGGGCGAGTGACGACCAGAGCTCCTGCTGGGTGCGGGTGAGTCAGGGCTGGGCGGGCGGCCAGTACGGGCTGATAGCCATCCCGCGCATCGGCCATGAGGTAATTGTCAGCTTCCTTGAAGGCGACCCAGACCAGCCGATAGTGACCGGCAGAACCTTTCATGCCACCAACCCGTCGCCGTACCCGTTACCGGTAAATAAGACGCGTACCGTTCTTCGTTCGAAAACGCACAAGGGAAAAGGCTTTAACGAACTGAGCTTTGAGGACGCGACCGATAATGAAGAGATCTTTTTACATGCGCAGAAAAATATGGCGGTACGGGTACGCAATTCCAAAGATGAACGCGTGGACTATAACCGCACGACGAGTATCGGGCATGATGAAGAACTGGTGATCGCCAATGATCGTAAGGTCACGGTGGAAGGCAATCAAGATCACAAAATCACAGGCAACAATTTATCGCTGACGGAAGGTGATCGAGGTATACAAGTCAAAGGCGATTTGGCACAGAAAATCAGTGGTATATTTAGCGTGGACAGCAACGGAGATTTGACGTTGCAAAGTGGTAGCAAACTCACGCTTAGAGTGGGGGGCAGCTTTGTTGTTGTGCATGCGGGGGGCGTCGATATTAAAGGCCCCGCGATTAACCTTAATTCCGGCGGTAGCCCAGGCGATTTGGCCTTGCCAGCAGATCCGGCGATTCTAAAGGCTGCAGCGGCCGCAGGGACGATGTTTGTGGCACATTGCCCGGCTAAGGATAAGCAAAGTGAGTAA
- a CDS encoding GntR family transcriptional regulator, with translation MRELLLWVREQLTGMPSAPRYMQLASLLESEIGRRKTLSGQFLPAERLIAQQLGLSRVTVSRSLSLLEEKGLIVRQQGVGTRVAQRLNYALSAEDEGFTALVLKQGGVAGSLWLEKAIQVPPTAIAEKMSQLEDETVTYLRRVRLSNSEPVSLETTWIPQKFLPDPETLEQSLYQYWMARGITPDKKRYRFKAMSCVEEVAELLGIVAGAPILYCQLHVYNEQGELLEYSEAHCRSDVYEIQFAD, from the coding sequence ATGCGGGAATTACTGCTTTGGGTCAGGGAGCAACTGACCGGGATGCCGTCGGCGCCTCGCTATATGCAGCTCGCGTCGTTGCTTGAATCAGAAATCGGCCGTCGGAAGACATTGTCAGGCCAGTTCTTACCTGCGGAAAGATTGATTGCACAACAGTTGGGATTATCGAGAGTAACTGTTTCCCGATCCTTGTCGTTGCTGGAAGAGAAGGGTCTGATTGTTCGTCAGCAGGGGGTAGGAACTCGCGTTGCCCAACGGCTTAATTATGCGTTGAGTGCGGAAGATGAAGGGTTCACCGCACTGGTGTTGAAGCAAGGCGGTGTTGCCGGCAGCCTCTGGCTGGAGAAGGCAATACAGGTTCCACCTACGGCTATTGCTGAAAAAATGTCTCAACTGGAAGATGAAACCGTCACCTACCTGCGGCGCGTTCGGCTCAGCAATAGTGAGCCGGTCTCGCTGGAAACGACCTGGATCCCGCAAAAATTTTTACCCGATCCAGAAACGCTCGAACAGTCCCTCTATCAATATTGGATGGCACGTGGGATCACGCCGGACAAAAAACGCTATCGTTTTAAAGCGATGTCCTGTGTGGAAGAGGTTGCCGAACTTCTTGGTATTGTCGCAGGGGCTCCCATATTGTATTGCCAACTGCATGTTTATAACGAACAGGGCGAACTGCTGGAATACAGTGAGGCACACTGCCGTAGCGATGTGTATGAGATTCAGTTTGCTGATTAG
- a CDS encoding DUF4123 domain-containing protein: MSKLTQWAIVDAAVEPELFSMLEQLDPPHASLYAEPIPEDIGRLAPHLVQVDDRVSQWLKRRKTPWGILLESKAEMKMLRQHLRKYLHVQIPNEEKPVFFRFYDPRNIWSLCDVLTEWELFCFMGPIEKVVTDYNGTIREENFNSVRTQFPLMAKSRLKFLKFSSSQFDVLNKLAEIRYVDELVSKTLIKYKEKIHHVYNSSNQDDPNQDFYFYQDALEYPTTFSVKYFVSESYSFCKENGIDDDHSICGLIHLFIEKDCYSLEQLPESWRDMLSREELPGYYRVDNLLKDVLGTYPS; the protein is encoded by the coding sequence GTGAGTAAATTAACACAGTGGGCGATTGTCGATGCTGCCGTAGAACCTGAATTATTTTCGATGCTGGAGCAATTAGATCCACCCCATGCCAGTTTATACGCGGAGCCGATACCTGAAGATATTGGACGTTTGGCTCCGCATCTGGTGCAGGTAGATGATAGGGTCTCCCAGTGGCTGAAACGAAGGAAAACGCCTTGGGGAATTCTGTTGGAAAGCAAGGCTGAAATGAAAATGTTACGGCAACATTTACGCAAATATTTGCATGTACAGATCCCTAATGAAGAAAAACCCGTATTTTTCCGTTTTTATGATCCGAGAAATATCTGGTCTTTGTGTGATGTTCTGACTGAGTGGGAACTGTTCTGCTTCATGGGGCCCATTGAGAAAGTTGTGACTGACTATAATGGAACGATACGAGAAGAAAATTTTAATTCTGTTCGTACACAGTTTCCTTTGATGGCTAAGAGTAGGTTGAAATTTTTAAAATTTAGCTCGTCACAATTTGATGTACTTAATAAATTGGCTGAAATTAGATATGTTGATGAGCTAGTTTCTAAAACGCTAATTAAATATAAAGAAAAAATACATCACGTTTATAATAGTAGTAATCAAGATGACCCGAATCAGGATTTTTATTTTTATCAAGACGCTTTGGAATATCCTACAACTTTTTCGGTAAAATATTTTGTTAGCGAGAGTTATTCTTTTTGCAAAGAAAATGGCATTGACGATGATCACTCGATTTGTGGATTAATTCATTTGTTTATAGAAAAGGATTGTTATTCATTAGAACAACTCCCTGAGTCTTGGCGCGATATGTTAAGTCGTGAAGAATTACCGGGTTATTATCGCGTTGATAATTTGTTAAAAGATGTTTTGGGAACATACCCCTCTTGA
- the dkgA gene encoding 2,5-didehydrogluconate reductase DkgA, whose translation MTQPKVKLADGNIMPQLGLGVWRASSEDTVIAVSEALSIGYRAIDTAAIYKNEEAVGQALSSANLPREEVFITTKLWNGDHTDPQKALEESLRKLRLDYVDLYLIHWPLPQQNTFVDAWRGLIKLQEQGLAKSIGVSNFHIHHLQRLKEETGVLPVIDQVELHPLLQQKQLHAWNATHHIQTESWSPLAQGGEGVFDHPIIRKLAMKYGKTPAQIAIRWHLDSGLVVIPKSVTPSRIKENFEVFDFRLDKDELGEIAKLDCGKRLGSDPDEPRND comes from the coding sequence ATGACGCAACCGAAAGTTAAGCTGGCGGACGGCAATATCATGCCCCAGTTGGGCCTTGGGGTCTGGCGAGCAAGCAGTGAGGACACGGTGATCGCCGTGTCCGAAGCCTTGTCCATCGGCTATCGGGCGATCGACACCGCCGCGATTTATAAGAACGAGGAAGCGGTCGGTCAGGCGCTGAGCTCCGCGAATCTACCGCGTGAAGAAGTGTTCATCACCACCAAGCTCTGGAATGGCGATCACACCGATCCTCAGAAAGCACTGGAAGAGAGTCTGCGCAAGCTTCGGCTAGACTACGTCGATCTCTACTTGATTCACTGGCCATTGCCGCAACAGAATACCTTTGTGGATGCCTGGCGTGGGCTAATCAAACTTCAGGAACAAGGCCTGGCGAAAAGCATCGGTGTCAGTAATTTCCATATTCATCATTTACAGCGGTTAAAAGAAGAAACGGGCGTCTTACCGGTCATCGATCAGGTCGAACTGCACCCGCTTCTCCAGCAAAAACAGCTCCACGCCTGGAATGCCACACACCATATCCAGACGGAATCCTGGAGCCCGCTGGCACAGGGGGGCGAAGGGGTCTTCGACCACCCTATTATCCGTAAACTGGCGATGAAATATGGGAAAACACCCGCCCAGATTGCGATCCGCTGGCATCTGGACAGCGGGCTGGTGGTGATCCCTAAATCGGTGACACCTTCGCGCATCAAGGAAAACTTCGAGGTATTCGATTTCCGTCTGGATAAAGACGAACTAGGTGAAATTGCCAAGCTGGACTGCGGAAAACGTCTGGGATCGGACCCAGACGAGCCGAGAAACGATTAA
- a CDS encoding Hcp family type VI secretion system effector, with protein MPTPCYISIEGKTQGNITAGAFTSDSVGNIYVEGHEDEMLVQEFKHVVTVPTDPQSGQPSGQRVHKPFKFTVALNKAVPLMYNALASGEMLPTVTLKWYRTSVEGKQEHFFSTVLTDATIVDVNCQMPHCQDPAKLDYTQLIEVSLAYRKIDWEHTVAGTSGSDDWRAPVEA; from the coding sequence ATGCCAACTCCATGCTATATCAGCATCGAAGGAAAAACTCAGGGCAACATTACCGCGGGTGCTTTCACCTCTGACTCTGTCGGCAACATCTACGTGGAAGGCCACGAAGACGAAATGCTGGTGCAGGAATTCAAACACGTCGTTACCGTACCAACCGACCCGCAATCCGGTCAGCCATCCGGTCAGCGCGTACACAAGCCGTTCAAATTCACCGTCGCACTGAACAAAGCGGTGCCGCTGATGTACAACGCCCTCGCCTCCGGTGAAATGCTGCCAACCGTCACCCTGAAGTGGTATCGCACCTCGGTGGAAGGCAAACAGGAGCACTTCTTCTCTACCGTGCTGACCGATGCCACCATCGTGGATGTTAACTGCCAGATGCCACACTGCCAGGACCCGGCCAAGCTGGACTACACCCAACTGATTGAAGTCTCACTGGCCTACCGCAAAATCGACTGGGAGCACACCGTCGCTGGAACCTCTGGTTCCGACGACTGGCGCGCGCCGGTCGAAGCTTAA